One stretch of Arachis duranensis cultivar V14167 chromosome 1, aradu.V14167.gnm2.J7QH, whole genome shotgun sequence DNA includes these proteins:
- the LOC107489662 gene encoding adenylate kinase 4: MGSSSAAPNLEDVPSMDLMTELLRRFKCSAKPDKRLILIGPPGSGKGTQSPIIKDEYCLCHLATGDMLRAAVAAKTPLGIKAKEAMEKGELVSDDLVVGIIDEAMKKPSCQKGFILDGFPRTVVQAQKLDQMLEKQGLKVDKVLNFAIDDSILEERITGRWIHPSSGRSYHTKFAPPKVSGVDDVTGEPLIQRKDDTAAVLKSRLDAFHKQTEPVIDYYTKKGIVANLHAEKPPKEVTVEVEKVLSS; the protein is encoded by the exons atggggAGCAGTAGTGCAGCACCGAACTTGGAAGATGTTCCCTCCATGGATCTTATGACGGAGCTCCTCCGTCGTTTCAAGTGTTCCGCTAAGCCTGATAAGCGTCTCATTCTCATTG GCCCACCCGGTTCCGGAAAAGGAACCCAGTCACCAATCATAAAGGATGAGTACTGCTTATGCCACTTAGCCACGGGTGACATGTTAAGAGCTGCTGTAGCTGCTAAAACTCCTCTTGGTATCAAAGCTAAAGAAGCAATGGAAAAG GGAGAGTTGGTTTCAGATGACTTAGTTGTTGGCATTATAGATGAGGCTATGAAAAAACCATCGTGTCAAAAAGGTTTTATTCTTGATGGTTTTCCAAGAACAGTTGTCCAAGCACAAAAG cttgatcaaatgctggaaaAACAGGGACTAAAAGTTGACAAGGTGCTCAATTTTGCAATTGATGATTCTATCCTTGAGGAGAGGATAACTGGCCGCTGGATACACCCATCCAGTGGCAGAAGCTACCATACAAAATTTGCTCCTCCTAAAGTTTCGGGGGTTGATGAT GTGACTGGCGAACCTCTTATCCAGCGTAAGGATGACACTGCAGCAGTCCTTAAGTCAAGGCTGGATGCATTTCATAAGCAAACTGAACCA GTGATTGATTATTATACAAAGAAAGGGATCGTCGCCAATCTTCATGCTGAGAAACCTCCCAAAGAAGTTACAGTTGAAGTCGAGAAGGTGTTGTCTTCGTAG